The following DNA comes from Cryptosporangium phraense.
GCGGCCCGGCGGCGGCCTCGATCGGGACAGTCCAGCGGTCGGGCCGGGCCGGGCCGCGGCGCCGGATCGGGAACATCGCGACGCGGTCGGCGGAGGCCGCGGGGGTCCGGGGCGCCGGATCCGCGCTCGTGCTGCACGCGGCGAGCGGGCCCGGGGGTGCTGGTCGATGGGCGCGGGGTGGTGCGGAAGCGCGGGCCGGCCGACGAGTGCGGCCACGTCCACTGGCGTGCAGGTTCCGCCGCCGCGTCCGATTCCACCGCAGCCGCGTCCTCGTCCGCATCGGCCGCACCCGCCATCACCGCAGCCTCCGCCGCGCGGGCGGCCTCCGCCTCAGGGCTGCCTCCGCCTCAGGGCTGCCTCCGCCTCGGGGCGGCCTTCGCCTCGGGGCGGCATCTGCCTCGGAGGCGGCTCGCCTCTCGAAGGTCTCAGCCGCCGTCGAGGGCACGGGGCGGCACGCCGGTTTGGGAGGGCGATCGCGGTCCACGATGCCGACCCGATCCTGGAAGCGGCCGGGCCACCTACCTCCGCGCCGCATTCCCGGACGGAGTCCGCCGGGGCTCCGGCGCGCGCCTCCGGGCGGCCTTCGCCTCGGAGGCGGCTCGCGGCTCGGGGGCGGCGGTCTCGGGCGCCGCGGACGGCCCGGGCGGCGCGCCGGCTTGGGAGGGCGATCTCGGTCCATGATGCCGACCCGATCCTGGGAAGCGGCCGGGTCACCTACCTCCGCGCCGCATTCCCCCGACGGAGTCGGCCGAAGCTCCGGCGCGCGCCACGGCGGGCGCCCGCCACGGCGCGCCCGGCGCGGCGGCCGGGGCCGGTCCGATCGGCGAGGGCGGGCACAGGCACGGGCGCGGGCGCGGGCGCGAAAATCTTCGGGGCGCGTCTGCGGTCGGCGGCACGACGGCCGGCCCCGATCGGAAAACGGCCGTGAGACGGATGACCAATCGCGCCGGGGCGACCCGCGACGTGATGACGGATGCCCGGGCGCGCCGCCGTTGCGACCCTCACATCCAGGTGGGAAAAAGCGACCCACGCCGGCCGACACCCCGCCGACCACCTCGGCGCGCTGCCGCCTGCTCGACGAGGTCTCCGGCCCGGACGAGGCCGCGGTGGCCCGGGCCGCGTCCGCCTCCCGCGCCAAAGGCTGATTGTGGTGCCAGCCGAACAAGACGTCGCGGACCTACCGGCAGGGTGGCGCGCTGGTGCCGCTGGAGGCGGCGATCATCGGGGACTGGTGCTACCGCTGGTACCGGGGCCTGATGGGCGACGAGGCCCCGGTCCAGCGGTGGACCGGGTGGGCGGGCGGGGCGGGTTGCTGCCGTAGGCTGCGGGAATGTCCGCGCCGCCCGCCTCGATCGCCTCATGAGGCCCGTTCTCCGCCGCCGGACCCTGGTCCTCCTCGTCGCCGCCGTGGTCGTCGTCCTGCTCGGGGCGGTCGCCGCGGTGGTCGCGCTGAACCGCTCCCCCGAGCTGGCGTTCCCGAGCGCGCCGGACCGGGCGGCGACCGCGCACGCCGTGATCCGTCCGTCGGCGTCGCAGGACGATCTGGACGGCGCGCTCCTGGACTTCTACCGGTCCTGGAAGGACGAGTACGTCGTCGACGACTGCGGCGACGGCACGCTGCAGGTCCACTCGCCCGACGCCAAGTACCCGTACGTCGCCGAGGCCCAGGGGTACGGCCTGGTCATCACCGCGATGATGTCCCCGGCCGACCTGGACGCCAAGGACACGTTCGACGGTCTGCTCGCCTACGTCCTCGCGCACCCGTCCACCCGGACGCCCGACCTGATGGCGGCCGAGCAGAACAAGGACTGCGAGGACCGCGCGGGCGGTGACTCGGCCACCGACGGCGACCTGGACATCGCCTACGGCCTGCTGCTGGCCGACAAGCTCTGGGGCAGCGACGGCGACCAGGACTACCGCGGGCTGGCGCTGAAGCGGATCCGGGCGATCAAGAACAAGACCGTCAGTCCGGCGACCGACCTGATGCTGCTCGGCGACTGGAGCACCCCGGCGAATCCGACGCTCTACGCGACGACCCGGACGTCGGACTGGATGCCGTACTACTTCCGGGTCTTCGCCGAGGTCACCGGCGATCGGTCGTGGACGAGCATCCGCGAGGCCCACCAGCGCGCGGTCGCTGACCTGCAGGGCGATGATGACACCGGTCTGCTGCCCGACTTCGCCCACACCACCGGCGACGGGCTCGAGCCGGTCACCGGCAAGGTGCTGGAGACCGCCAACGACGGCGACTACTCGTTCAACGCCTGCCGCACGCCGTGGCGCCTCGGTACCGACGCGATCCTCACCGGCGACGCCGGGTCGGTGGCCGCCGCGCGCACCGTGGACGCCTGGTTCCGGACGTCGACCGGCGGCGATCCGGGGAAGGTGGGGTCGGGTTACCGGCTGGACGGCACCCGGGAGAACGCGGGCCCGGAGAACGCGTTCTGGGCCCCGCTGGCGGTGAGCGCGATGGCCGACCCGGGCGCGCAGCAGTGGCTCGATCGGCTCTGGACGAAGCTCGCCGACAACGACGTCGAGAGCGGCAACTACTTCGGCGACACGATCCAGCTCCAGGTCATGACCCTGGTAGCCGGCCGCTACCTCCCCCTCTGACCTCACCGGGCCCAGGGGCTGACGGCCATGGTGCCGGTATTGCCCGGGTCGACGTGGAGGGTGAGGCGGTGGGCGGGCGCCCCGGGGGCCGGGGCCACCCGGAGGTACTCACCGACCACCACGGTCTCGGCGGCCGTCGTGAGGTTGCGCCAGATCAGGGCCGCTCGGGCGCGCTCGCCCGGGGCGAGCGTGACCCGCCTCGGCGGCGGGTCGGGGCGTCCCAGGGTGTAGACGTGCTGGGTACCGTGGAACGTGCGGACGTCCGTGGCGCGGCCGTCGGCGTCGAGGACCGTGACGACCGGGTAGCCCTGGACGGTGTACGGCCGGGTGCCGCAGTTGCGGAGCTGGAGCGTGACCAGACGCAGGCCGGCCGCGCCCTCGGTCTCGCCGACCGAGATCTCGACGCCCGGGTCGAGGCACCGGGGTCCGGAGCTCGGCGCCGGCACCGGCGTGGTGGCGACCGGCGCGGCCGGTGCCGGCCGCGCCGCCGGCCCCGCTTCCGGCCCCGCGGCCGGGCGGAGCGTGTCCGGCGTCTCCGTACAGCCCGCGAGCAGCAGCAACGCCGCGACGAGGACGAGACGAACCCTCACGGCTCCCCGAGGTGCAGCGTGAGGCGGGTCCAGGCGCCGACGTTCACATACGTGCCGTCGGCGAGCGGTACCGGCCGTTCGGCGTCGATCGGGTCGGGGCTGCCGTCGAGGTACGTGTGGTTGGTCGAGCGGAGGTCGATGACCGCCCAGCGGCCGTCGGGCTGAGGCACGAGCAGGGCGTGGGTGTGGGAGACCGCGGCGTCCTCCGGCGGGCCGATGAGGTCGATGTCCGGGTAGATGCCCCGGGCCCGGCTCCGGCGTCCGATGAGGAGCTGCCCGCCGGTGAGCGGGAAGCGCCGGTCCGGGCAGTAGACCGGGTAGTCGACCTCGCCCGCGTCCGGTCCGTCCAGCGCCCGCATCCGGTCGTAGAACCCCCGATCCGCGCTCACCACGATCCACCACTCATCGTCAACCGCGACTGGCGCGGCCACCTCAGCCGATCCGCCCGGCCCAGCCGATCCGCCCGGCCCAGCCGATCCGCCCGGCCCAGCCGGCCCGCCCGGCCCAGCCGGCCCAGCCGGCCCAGCCGGCCCAGCCGGCCCAGCCGGCCCAGCCGGCCCAGCCGGCCGAGCCAGTAGATCGGCTCCGCACTCCTCGCAGAACCGCCCCCCGGCCTCGGCCCCGCACTCCCGGCAAACCGCCGCAGGAACGGCCGGCGGCACCGCCTCACCGATCCGGAGCCCGCACTCGTCGCAGTAGTCCTCGGCCTCCGACTCGTGCCCGTTCGGACAGACGACCCCGCTCACGGCCGCGCCGGACGAATCTGCTGCGTCTTCCGCGACGTCACCTCCAGCAACTCCGACGCGCTGCTCGCCCCCCGCCGCCGCAACCGCACCGTCCCGGACGGCGCATCCACCACCTCGACGACCTCGGCCAGCATCTTCGCCGTCCCCTCCTGCCCGGACGCGGTCGCGAGCTGCACCGCCCGCCCGAGCTTGGCCGTGGCCCGCTCCAGGTCGCCGGCCTTCTGCGCCTCGGTGCCCTCCCGGATCGCGTCGGCCAGCTCGGTCGCGTCGGTGTAGTGCGCGACCCGCCCGTTGATCGTCGTCGTCGACGACAGGTCGTCGGTCCAGATCGCCCGCACCAGGCTCTGGCCGAGCACGTCGTCCCCGTGCACCACGCTGACCCGCGCCGCCAGGATCTCCTCGCCGAGCTCACCCGGCTCCACGTCGACCCGCAGGTGGTAGTCCCGGCTCTCCGCGCCCCACGACCCGATCGGGTACGCCCCGACCCGCTTCGTGAGGTCGGTCCGCCGCCCGGTCAGGTCGACGATCTCCGGGAACACCTGCTTGAGGAACCGGACGCCCGCCCCGGCCGGCGTCCAGACCCGCAGGACGACGTCGGCCATCGTCTTGCCCATCGCCGCCTCGGTCATCGCCAGGAAGTCGGCGGTCAGCGCGTCCGGGTCGACGATCCCGGACGCGGTCCCGAGCAGCCTCTCGGCGACCTTGATCAGGTCACGCGCCACCCACCCGTCGCCGATCCCGCGGCTGTCGCAGACGAACAGGCCCTCGCACCGGTCGAGCGCCCGGTCGAACGTCGGGCCGTCCTCGCCGTTGGCCCCGTCGGTGAGCAGGATCGCGTGGTTGAGCGCGGCTCCGCGCTGGCCGAACATCTCGGCCGCGAGCGTGAGCCAGGCCCCGATCGCCGTCCCGCCCTTCGTCCGCAGGCGGGACACCGCGTCGCGGGCCTCGGCCCGGTTGGCCGCCGACGACGTCGCCAGCCGGTTCCGGCTCGGGTAGACCGGCCAGGCGCCGGTGTCCCCGGCGACGATCCCGAACGCGACCCCGTCGGGCAGCGTGTCGATCGCCGCCGCCGCGGCCTGCTTCGCGGCCTGCAGTTTCGCCCCGCTCATCGACGCGGACACGTCGATGAGGATCATCTCCGCGGTCGAACTCCGGGACACGGCCCGCGGCTGCGCCGCGCTCTCCGATCCGGTCACCGTCACCACCGCGTCGACGGTCCGCCCGCCGGCCGGGAGGTACTCGTTCTGGTGTGTCTCGATGCTGACCTGCGACGGGCTGGTCATGCGGTCTCTCCCTCCGGTCGGGCGACGACGAGGACGGCGACCGCGACGTTGTCGGCCCCGCCCCTCTCCAGAGCAAGGTCGACGAGAAGCCGCGCGCCGTCCGCGGGCGGCCGCACGGCGATCGGCGCCAGATCCGACGGGCCGGCGAGGTAGCGCCACAGCCCGTCCGAGCACAGCACGACGACGCCAGGCCCGTCGGGCTGCTCGGTGACCACGTGGATCTCGTCGTCGGGGGCGTCGGCGCCGACCCAGTGCGTCAGCGCTCCCCCGTCGCTCTCCGGCAGCGCGTCGTCGACCGTCAGCAGGCGCGGGTCACCGTCGGCGGGCACCCAGTACGCCCGGCTGTCGCCGAGCCAGCCGACCGCGAAGCCGTCGGCGGTGACGATCGCGGTGACGTACGTGCAGCTCGGGATGCCGACCGGGGCCGGATCGGACGGAGACGGGTGGGTCAGCGCGTCGACGGCGGTGAACGCGCGGGCGAACCCGGCGCGCACCGCGCCGGCCGGCGGCATGCCACCGGTGACCGCCCGGAGCGCGGCCGGCAGCCCGGCCTCGACCGCGGCCACCGCGGCGACGTCGGCCCGCGGCGACGTCGAGATCCCGTCGCAGACGATCGCCGCCGCCACCCCGTCGTCGGCGCCGACCGCGATCGCGTCCTCGTTGGCGGAGCGCCGGTGGCCGCGGTCGGT
Coding sequences within:
- a CDS encoding glycosyl hydrolase family 8, with the translated sequence MRPVLRRRTLVLLVAAVVVVLLGAVAAVVALNRSPELAFPSAPDRAATAHAVIRPSASQDDLDGALLDFYRSWKDEYVVDDCGDGTLQVHSPDAKYPYVAEAQGYGLVITAMMSPADLDAKDTFDGLLAYVLAHPSTRTPDLMAAEQNKDCEDRAGGDSATDGDLDIAYGLLLADKLWGSDGDQDYRGLALKRIRAIKNKTVSPATDLMLLGDWSTPANPTLYATTRTSDWMPYYFRVFAEVTGDRSWTSIREAHQRAVADLQGDDDTGLLPDFAHTTGDGLEPVTGKVLETANDGDYSFNACRTPWRLGTDAILTGDAGSVAAARTVDAWFRTSTGGDPGKVGSGYRLDGTRENAGPENAFWAPLAVSAMADPGAQQWLDRLWTKLADNDVESGNYFGDTIQLQVMTLVAGRYLPL
- a CDS encoding DUF4232 domain-containing protein, with the translated sequence MRVRLVLVAALLLLAGCTETPDTLRPAAGPEAGPAARPAPAAPVATTPVPAPSSGPRCLDPGVEISVGETEGAAGLRLVTLQLRNCGTRPYTVQGYPVVTVLDADGRATDVRTFHGTQHVYTLGRPDPPPRRVTLAPGERARAALIWRNLTTAAETVVVGEYLRVAPAPGAPAHRLTLHVDPGNTGTMAVSPWAR
- a CDS encoding FHA domain-containing protein; this translates as MSADRGFYDRMRALDGPDAGEVDYPVYCPDRRFPLTGGQLLIGRRSRARGIYPDIDLIGPPEDAAVSHTHALLVPQPDGRWAVIDLRSTNHTYLDGSPDPIDAERPVPLADGTYVNVGAWTRLTLHLGEP
- a CDS encoding VWA domain-containing protein, with the translated sequence MTSPSQVSIETHQNEYLPAGGRTVDAVVTVTGSESAAQPRAVSRSSTAEMILIDVSASMSGAKLQAAKQAAAAAIDTLPDGVAFGIVAGDTGAWPVYPSRNRLATSSAANRAEARDAVSRLRTKGGTAIGAWLTLAAEMFGQRGAALNHAILLTDGANGEDGPTFDRALDRCEGLFVCDSRGIGDGWVARDLIKVAERLLGTASGIVDPDALTADFLAMTEAAMGKTMADVVLRVWTPAGAGVRFLKQVFPEIVDLTGRRTDLTKRVGAYPIGSWGAESRDYHLRVDVEPGELGEEILAARVSVVHGDDVLGQSLVRAIWTDDLSSTTTINGRVAHYTDATELADAIREGTEAQKAGDLERATAKLGRAVQLATASGQEGTAKMLAEVVEVVDAPSGTVRLRRRGASSASELLEVTSRKTQQIRPARP
- a CDS encoding PP2C family serine/threonine-protein phosphatase, yielding MTVACPECAHVADDADVFCEACGTELAPPPRSEARVWASSAVAAGECGHCGAAPASEFCPECGRRTGAGRDRSELALPGVGAVTDRGHRRSANEDAIAVGADDGVAAAIVCDGISTSPRADVAAVAAVEAGLPAALRAVTGGMPPAGAVRAGFARAFTAVDALTHPSPSDPAPVGIPSCTYVTAIVTADGFAVGWLGDSRAYWVPADGDPRLLTVDDALPESDGGALTHWVGADAPDDEIHVVTEQPDGPGVVVLCSDGLWRYLAGPSDLAPIAVRPPADGARLLVDLALERGGADNVAVAVLVVARPEGETA